Proteins co-encoded in one Arthrobacter sp. ERGS1:01 genomic window:
- a CDS encoding biotin transporter BioY, whose translation MNRTSRPQQEKLVPATDSTAAPAPLQSSVTAGRRRFTAVDLSLIAVFAALLAASIAVPGINVGPLGVAITLQTLVVSLCGLVLGFARGTAAVGLYILLGLIGLPIFSGFRAGPAVLASPSAGYIIGFIFGVAVVGLLASWAVRSRFRAAALFGAALAGMVVIHASGIIGFVIKGMSLPAAIGADAIYLPGDILKNVIAVAIALSLHRAFPDVLVRRRR comes from the coding sequence ATGAATCGAACATCACGCCCGCAGCAGGAAAAGCTTGTCCCTGCGACGGATTCGACGGCGGCACCGGCCCCCCTGCAGTCTTCCGTGACTGCCGGACGACGCCGTTTCACCGCGGTTGACCTGTCCCTGATCGCCGTTTTCGCCGCACTCCTTGCCGCCTCCATCGCGGTGCCCGGCATCAATGTGGGCCCGCTGGGTGTGGCGATTACGCTGCAGACCCTGGTGGTCAGCCTGTGCGGGCTCGTTCTGGGATTTGCCCGCGGCACGGCCGCCGTCGGCCTGTACATCCTCCTGGGGTTGATTGGCCTGCCCATCTTCAGCGGCTTCCGTGCCGGTCCGGCCGTGTTGGCCAGCCCGTCGGCCGGCTACATCATCGGCTTCATCTTTGGCGTGGCCGTGGTGGGCCTGTTGGCCAGCTGGGCCGTGCGCAGCCGTTTCCGCGCCGCAGCGCTGTTCGGTGCCGCCCTGGCCGGCATGGTGGTCATCCACGCGAGCGGGATCATCGGCTTCGTCATCAAGGGCATGAGCCTGCCGGCGGCCATCGGTGCCGACGCCATCTACCTGCCCGGTGACATCCTCAAGAACGTCATTGCCGTGGCCATCGCGCTGAGCCTGCACCGTGCTTTCCCCGATGTGTTGGTGCGACGCCGCCGGTGA
- a CDS encoding ABC-F family ATP-binding cassette domain-containing protein, which yields MITVQDLELRAGARLLMDEVSFRIDKGDKIGLVGRNGAGKTTLTRVLAGEGLPAGGKVTRSGEIGYLPQDPRTPDMEQLAKDRILAARDLDKVITKLRAAEHDMASEDNNVRDKAMRRYDRLEQEFLAGGGYAAEAEAAAISSNLALPERILNQPLKTLSGGQRRRVELARILFSGAQTMLLDEPTNHLDADSIAWLRDFLKSHQGGLIVISHDTDLLEATVNKVFHLDANRATIDQYNLGWKKYLAQRETDERARRRERANAEKKAGVLMEQANKMRAKATKAVAAQNMAKRAERLLAGLEDVRAQDKVAALRFPDPSPCGKTPLMAEGLSKSYGSLEIFTDVSLAIDRGSKVVILGLNGAGKTTLLRMLAGVAKPDTGEIIHGHGLKVGYYAQEHDTLDVTRTVLENMRSAAGDMNDAEVRGILGSFLFSGDDVNKPAGVLSGGEKTRLALATIVASSANVLLLDEPTNNLDPASRAEILGALKNYSGAVVLVSHDEGAVEALDPERVVLLPDGDEDLWNPDYLDLITLA from the coding sequence TTGATTACGGTCCAAGACCTTGAGTTACGCGCCGGGGCGCGACTGCTCATGGACGAAGTGTCATTTCGGATCGACAAGGGTGACAAGATCGGCCTGGTGGGACGTAACGGTGCCGGCAAGACGACGCTGACCCGCGTCCTGGCAGGGGAGGGCCTGCCTGCCGGCGGCAAGGTCACCCGCAGCGGCGAGATCGGCTACCTGCCCCAGGATCCCCGCACTCCCGACATGGAACAGCTGGCGAAGGACAGGATCCTTGCCGCCCGCGACCTGGACAAGGTCATCACCAAGCTGCGCGCCGCCGAGCACGACATGGCCAGCGAGGACAACAACGTCCGGGACAAGGCCATGCGCCGCTATGACCGGCTCGAGCAGGAATTCCTGGCCGGCGGGGGCTATGCTGCCGAGGCTGAGGCCGCCGCCATCTCCTCCAACCTGGCCCTGCCGGAGCGGATCCTGAACCAGCCGCTGAAGACGCTCTCCGGTGGTCAGCGCCGCCGTGTGGAACTCGCCCGGATTCTTTTCTCCGGCGCCCAGACCATGCTCCTCGATGAGCCCACGAACCACCTTGACGCCGACTCCATCGCCTGGCTGCGGGACTTCCTCAAGAGCCATCAGGGCGGGCTGATCGTGATCAGCCACGACACCGATCTGCTCGAGGCCACGGTGAACAAGGTCTTCCACCTGGACGCCAACCGCGCCACGATCGACCAGTACAACCTGGGCTGGAAGAAGTACCTGGCCCAGCGCGAGACCGACGAACGGGCCCGACGCCGGGAACGCGCCAACGCGGAAAAGAAGGCCGGAGTCCTCATGGAGCAGGCCAACAAGATGCGTGCCAAGGCCACCAAGGCCGTCGCCGCCCAGAACATGGCCAAGCGTGCCGAACGCCTGCTGGCCGGCCTGGAGGACGTCCGGGCCCAGGACAAGGTTGCCGCGCTGCGCTTCCCGGACCCCTCACCGTGCGGGAAGACCCCGCTCATGGCCGAGGGCCTGAGCAAGTCCTACGGCTCGCTGGAAATCTTCACCGACGTCAGCCTGGCGATCGACCGCGGCTCCAAGGTGGTCATCCTGGGCCTCAACGGTGCCGGCAAGACCACGCTCCTGCGCATGCTGGCCGGCGTGGCCAAGCCGGACACCGGGGAGATCATCCACGGGCACGGGCTCAAGGTGGGCTACTACGCCCAGGAGCACGACACCCTCGACGTCACCCGCACCGTGCTGGAAAACATGCGCTCGGCCGCCGGTGACATGAACGACGCCGAAGTGCGCGGGATCCTCGGATCCTTCCTGTTCTCCGGCGACGACGTCAACAAGCCGGCCGGGGTTCTCTCCGGTGGTGAGAAGACCCGCCTGGCGCTGGCCACGATCGTGGCGTCCTCGGCCAACGTGCTGCTCCTCGATGAGCCCACGAACAACCTTGACCCCGCCAGCCGCGCGGAGATCCTCGGCGCCCTGAAGAACTACAGCGGAGCCGTGGTCCTGGTCAGCCACGATGAAGGCGCCGTGGAGGCACTCGATCCCGAGCGCGTGGTCCTGCTGCCCGACGGCGACGAGGACCTCTGGAACCCGGATTACCTGGACCTGATCACCCTGGCTTAG
- a CDS encoding sensor histidine kinase, with protein sequence MPPSILLRRVLTEVVAAALTPLMLVLLPLLPLTAVTVAEIDRLRARACGAPSSRLRPAHQSWTTWCRARVRTSGLWRTDLPIFLTALLLGLLSLLVVFFGFIGALALVTSPVLWAFGVAAQVGPFTPTSFGQSLAAVPAGAGLALVTAALLVGFSKVRDAALLGFSSRHDLDLQAQLKEVRNSRASLTEAFEQERRRIERDLHDGAQQDLVAVVLSLGLLESAASSGADKDRIQALALRSQDQAERALRRLRDTVRGIHPPELSDLGLVAAIREVASRSPLDVEVVAEDTDDSSLSSPSAGAVYFAVSEALTNVAKHAGVDHVRLELYCTQDGVRARVIDTGIGGVELGKGTGTGLLGLRERMRSIGGDIRVTSPPGSGTTVKITAPAEPQW encoded by the coding sequence ATGCCACCATCGATCCTGCTCCGAAGGGTGCTGACGGAGGTTGTGGCCGCAGCACTGACTCCGCTGATGCTTGTGCTGCTGCCGCTACTGCCGCTGACGGCCGTCACCGTCGCGGAGATCGACAGGCTGCGGGCGCGTGCCTGCGGTGCACCGAGCTCACGGTTGCGCCCGGCCCACCAATCCTGGACCACATGGTGCCGTGCCCGGGTGCGCACCTCGGGATTGTGGCGTACGGACCTGCCCATATTCCTCACGGCACTCCTTCTCGGCCTGCTTTCGTTACTCGTAGTCTTCTTCGGTTTCATCGGCGCCTTGGCACTGGTGACCTCCCCCGTGCTCTGGGCCTTCGGCGTCGCGGCACAGGTGGGCCCCTTCACGCCCACCTCCTTTGGGCAGTCGTTGGCGGCCGTCCCCGCCGGCGCAGGACTGGCCCTGGTGACCGCGGCATTGCTCGTCGGTTTTTCGAAAGTGCGTGACGCTGCACTGCTCGGTTTTTCCAGCCGGCATGACCTGGACCTCCAAGCGCAGTTGAAGGAAGTGCGCAACAGCCGTGCCTCACTCACCGAAGCCTTCGAGCAGGAGCGCCGCCGCATCGAACGCGACCTGCACGACGGCGCGCAGCAGGACCTCGTGGCCGTGGTGCTCAGTCTTGGCCTGCTCGAATCAGCCGCGAGCTCCGGGGCGGACAAGGACCGCATCCAGGCACTGGCATTGCGCTCCCAGGATCAGGCGGAGCGGGCGCTGCGGCGCCTGCGCGACACAGTGCGCGGGATCCACCCGCCTGAACTCAGCGACTTGGGACTCGTGGCCGCAATCCGCGAGGTGGCCTCCCGTTCGCCATTGGACGTCGAAGTGGTGGCGGAGGACACCGATGATTCTTCACTCTCCTCCCCATCCGCGGGGGCGGTCTACTTCGCTGTATCCGAGGCACTGACCAACGTCGCCAAGCATGCCGGCGTCGACCACGTCAGGTTGGAGCTTTACTGCACGCAGGACGGCGTCAGAGCCCGCGTCATCGACACCGGAATCGGCGGCGTGGAACTCGGCAAAGGCACAGGTACCGGGCTCCTGGGACTCCGCGAACGGATGCGGAGCATCGGCGGCGACATCAGGGTCACCAGCCCGCCGGGTAGTGGCACCACGGTGAAGATCACCGCCCCCGCCGAGCCACAGTGGTGA
- a CDS encoding DUF3099 domain-containing protein → MKDQSAMPASGTGPRKRYRRAAAVPEVQTITNAAEAHSQEMHGRLVKYATAMGIRMVCIVLIFVFDGWFKLIPVVGAVLLPWVAVVIANAGADTVHVEQASLLDEAPPFELASAPVDPDDDGQVLLQGELVDDDDASPAAMDDDGAPTPGSESGPGGTGPAGHEAHENERRNPGRSGTTEATA, encoded by the coding sequence ATGAAAGACCAATCAGCAATGCCCGCGTCCGGTACCGGGCCGCGGAAACGCTACCGCCGCGCTGCCGCCGTACCCGAGGTCCAGACCATCACCAACGCCGCCGAGGCGCACAGCCAGGAGATGCACGGACGGCTCGTGAAGTACGCCACGGCCATGGGTATCCGCATGGTCTGCATCGTGCTCATTTTCGTCTTTGACGGCTGGTTCAAGCTGATCCCCGTCGTGGGCGCCGTGCTGTTGCCCTGGGTTGCCGTGGTCATCGCCAACGCCGGGGCCGACACCGTGCACGTGGAGCAGGCCTCGCTGCTGGATGAGGCTCCCCCGTTTGAGCTGGCCTCCGCCCCCGTGGATCCGGACGACGACGGACAGGTCCTGCTACAGGGCGAGCTGGTCGACGACGACGATGCCTCACCCGCCGCCATGGACGACGACGGCGCCCCCACCCCGGGCTCCGAATCCGGCCCGGGCGGAACCGGGCCCGCCGGACATGAAGCCCATGAGAATGAACGCCGGAACCCTGGCCGCAGCGGAACGACGGAGGCCACGGCATGA
- a CDS encoding YbaK/EbsC family protein has product MSAEATPETANPVVENVRRALLAAGLPDTVIVVEETVATAATAAAALGCEVGAIANSLIFECGGEPLLILASGAAKVNAKLVAREHGLPKIGRATPEFVLEHAGQPVGGVAPLGHRAPIRAFLDTDLARFPLLWAGAGSHQAMLSLTYEELLWVTGAVPTAVR; this is encoded by the coding sequence ATGAGTGCTGAAGCAACCCCGGAAACCGCCAATCCCGTCGTCGAGAACGTGCGCCGGGCGCTGCTGGCCGCGGGGCTCCCCGACACGGTCATCGTCGTGGAGGAAACCGTCGCGACGGCGGCCACAGCTGCAGCAGCCCTGGGTTGTGAGGTGGGCGCAATCGCCAACAGCCTGATTTTTGAATGCGGCGGCGAACCGTTGTTGATCCTGGCCAGCGGGGCCGCGAAGGTCAACGCGAAGCTGGTGGCCAGGGAGCACGGTTTGCCCAAGATTGGCCGGGCCACCCCCGAGTTCGTGCTGGAGCACGCCGGGCAGCCGGTGGGTGGTGTCGCCCCCTTGGGGCACCGGGCACCCATCCGGGCATTTTTGGACACGGACCTGGCCCGCTTCCCGCTCCTGTGGGCGGGCGCGGGAAGCCATCAGGCCATGTTGTCCCTCACGTATGAGGAACTGTTGTGGGTCACCGGCGCGGTGCCGACGGCGGTCCGCTGA
- a CDS encoding FtsX-like permease family protein, translating into MIRLVMADVRRQAAMWLWTVLCATVGAACSAGSVIAMFTALGAARHAGDANMATAAIALGGNIVFFTVLASVGVVASTVSLTLTSQRREHALWLVLGVPRGRVRSVLNAELTVLGLVAGVLALPLALLVAAVALVQWTNSGLDLHGAGIAFQPWHLGAAVAAGVFPCFVGGWGAARRASKTPEMRAFRENADPGVRPGVGRSILAFCLFAGVVGMWIPGLGLELSGGFEQRTAFAFAGNLFLVCLLLVMGPWVLTPLMSLWTAAVPANNVAWRLAVHSCRTRAARSVTTVLPFALALSMVGLFMVIGNAMPGGTAGVGDVLVVLGWVFVVSWVGGLAVIALVGRERHRDSALLSVAGARPGVIARSTLYEGLIYAITAILFGLITLVIACWTVAIGARVSQLEIVSGLPWVTLCGLAALTLATPCAALLWPAIAASRTNVPNALRS; encoded by the coding sequence GTGATCCGCCTGGTGATGGCCGACGTCCGCCGTCAAGCTGCAATGTGGCTGTGGACCGTCCTGTGCGCCACAGTTGGTGCAGCATGTTCGGCGGGCTCGGTGATTGCCATGTTTACCGCCCTGGGTGCAGCCCGGCATGCAGGGGACGCCAACATGGCAACGGCTGCGATTGCGCTCGGGGGAAATATTGTCTTCTTCACGGTGCTGGCCTCGGTCGGGGTAGTCGCATCCACCGTGAGCTTGACGCTGACAAGCCAGCGCCGCGAACACGCATTGTGGCTGGTGCTGGGCGTCCCTCGCGGGCGTGTGCGCAGCGTGCTGAACGCCGAGCTAACAGTTCTGGGCTTGGTAGCAGGGGTCCTCGCACTGCCGCTGGCGCTCTTGGTCGCTGCCGTAGCGCTGGTTCAATGGACCAATTCCGGCCTTGACCTTCACGGAGCCGGCATCGCCTTCCAGCCGTGGCACCTTGGCGCTGCAGTGGCGGCAGGAGTATTTCCCTGTTTTGTGGGTGGTTGGGGTGCCGCGCGACGCGCGTCGAAGACCCCGGAGATGCGTGCTTTCCGCGAGAACGCAGACCCGGGCGTGCGGCCCGGTGTCGGCCGGAGCATTCTGGCATTCTGCCTGTTCGCCGGTGTAGTAGGCATGTGGATCCCCGGTTTGGGTCTGGAACTCAGCGGTGGATTTGAACAGCGCACGGCCTTCGCCTTCGCCGGCAATCTCTTCTTGGTGTGCCTGTTGCTGGTCATGGGGCCCTGGGTTCTTACGCCCCTGATGTCGTTGTGGACAGCAGCGGTACCGGCCAACAACGTGGCATGGCGGCTGGCTGTCCACTCCTGCCGAACCCGTGCGGCCCGCAGCGTCACCACCGTGTTGCCCTTTGCTTTGGCCCTGTCCATGGTGGGCCTGTTCATGGTGATCGGAAACGCGATGCCCGGTGGCACAGCCGGCGTTGGCGATGTGCTCGTCGTCCTGGGCTGGGTCTTTGTTGTCTCGTGGGTCGGGGGCCTGGCCGTCATCGCACTGGTGGGACGCGAGCGGCACCGAGACTCCGCTCTCCTGAGTGTGGCCGGTGCGCGCCCCGGCGTCATCGCCCGGTCAACCCTGTACGAGGGGCTCATCTATGCGATCACTGCGATCCTCTTCGGCCTCATCACTTTGGTGATCGCTTGCTGGACCGTCGCCATTGGCGCCCGTGTTTCCCAGCTCGAAATAGTGTCCGGTCTGCCCTGGGTCACGCTCTGCGGACTCGCTGCCTTGACGCTCGCCACTCCCTGCGCGGCATTGCTATGGCCAGCCATTGCAGCATCCCGCACCAACGTCCCCAACGCGCTTCGCAGCTGA
- a CDS encoding SURF1 family cytochrome oxidase biogenesis protein produces the protein MKTYKFLFSSKWAGYFVMALIFAIACVALGNWQMNRRNEVVADIAKITANYSSAPVPYSTMANDFAHFDSTKEWTQVTMKGVYKTADQRVVRNRPLNGQPGYEVLVPLTLDNGDTVIIDRGWLPIGDKDPGHPDSVPQPASGEVTVVARLRPAEAKLNRGAPAGQLASIELGDYATQLSYPIKTGAYAQLATESPAAAVNPIGFPAPSIDEGSHLSYAMQWICFGVLAFVGFGYAARMQRRNDEFDELEAAETGIPVEEIYGRGSAFHPRRLKKVKKPGARASAEEEEDALLDSQGF, from the coding sequence ATGAAGACGTACAAGTTCCTGTTTTCCAGCAAGTGGGCCGGCTATTTTGTGATGGCGCTGATCTTTGCCATCGCCTGCGTGGCCCTGGGCAACTGGCAGATGAACCGGCGCAATGAGGTCGTGGCGGACATCGCCAAGATCACCGCCAACTACTCCTCCGCGCCCGTTCCGTACAGCACCATGGCGAACGACTTCGCGCACTTTGACTCCACTAAGGAGTGGACCCAGGTCACCATGAAGGGCGTTTACAAGACGGCCGACCAACGGGTTGTCCGGAACCGCCCGCTCAACGGCCAGCCCGGTTACGAGGTGCTGGTGCCCCTGACCCTGGATAATGGCGACACCGTCATCATCGACCGCGGCTGGCTGCCCATTGGCGACAAGGACCCCGGGCACCCGGACTCCGTCCCGCAACCGGCGTCCGGAGAGGTCACGGTGGTGGCCAGGCTGCGGCCGGCCGAGGCCAAACTCAACCGTGGCGCCCCGGCGGGCCAGTTGGCCTCCATTGAGCTCGGCGACTACGCGACTCAGCTGAGCTACCCCATCAAGACCGGCGCGTATGCCCAGCTCGCCACCGAATCCCCCGCCGCGGCGGTCAACCCCATTGGCTTCCCCGCCCCGTCCATCGACGAGGGCTCGCACCTCAGCTACGCCATGCAGTGGATCTGCTTCGGCGTACTGGCTTTTGTGGGCTTCGGCTACGCCGCCCGGATGCAGCGACGCAATGACGAATTCGACGAACTTGAGGCTGCCGAGACCGGCATCCCGGTCGAGGAAATCTATGGCCGCGGTTCCGCATTCCACCCCCGTCGGCTGAAGAAGGTCAAGAAGCCCGGGGCCCGCGCCTCGGCCGAGGAAGAGGAAGACGCGCTGCTGGATTCTCAGGGCTTCTAA
- a CDS encoding DUF4097 family beta strand repeat-containing protein → MTTKPRTLLALGGIVLLALVATGCGSESGTANATVETKSFSFSGENLIVTSHSSDLELISADVDEIQVERASSGSMIGAEPKSVWQLDGNTLTLDQSCTGISINCGARFTVKVPRNVTLSAENGGGRIKATGFTTELSLMTMDGDIDAEKISAKSVTASSRNGKVQLELGAVPDLVNVQSQDGIIQLALPQATYAVDTSAKKGRISVNVATDDGSAHVVKAHSRNGDISVEKAP, encoded by the coding sequence ATGACTACCAAACCACGCACCCTGCTCGCCCTTGGCGGGATCGTTCTCCTGGCCCTTGTCGCCACCGGTTGCGGCAGCGAGAGCGGCACAGCCAACGCCACCGTGGAGACGAAGTCGTTCTCGTTCAGCGGGGAGAACCTCATCGTGACCTCACACTCCTCCGACCTTGAACTCATCTCCGCAGACGTCGACGAGATCCAGGTCGAGCGGGCGAGCAGCGGGTCAATGATCGGCGCAGAGCCCAAGTCCGTATGGCAGCTGGACGGGAACACCCTGACACTGGACCAGAGCTGCACAGGTATCTCCATTAATTGCGGCGCCCGGTTCACCGTAAAAGTACCGCGAAACGTCACTCTTTCCGCTGAAAACGGCGGCGGCCGCATCAAAGCGACCGGATTCACTACCGAGCTGAGCTTGATGACCATGGACGGAGATATTGACGCGGAGAAGATCTCGGCCAAGTCAGTGACGGCGAGCAGCAGGAACGGCAAGGTTCAGCTCGAGCTTGGCGCAGTGCCCGACCTCGTCAACGTACAAAGCCAGGACGGAATCATCCAACTGGCCCTTCCACAAGCGACGTATGCAGTCGACACGTCCGCGAAGAAGGGGAGGATCAGCGTGAACGTGGCCACGGACGACGGCAGCGCCCATGTGGTGAAAGCCCATTCCCGCAACGGTGACATTTCCGTCGAAAAGGCGCCGTAA
- a CDS encoding energy-coupling factor transporter transmembrane component T family protein, producing the protein MRGHAHLVAGYIPGTSFVHRMPLGLKAVLLLLVAVLCLASPAIPVGIGAAVTTFVLVMVVASHALAGLPWRRLWSALRMMIVFLVLIAAYQWWQHGPVVAWQVIAAIVATVLASNVLTATTPVDELLDGLDAMVRPLERFGADPERFSLTVALMLRSIPFVIGAFSDVRDAARARGLERNLLARSLPVVIATVGYAQATGEALVARGLGETEPDLPEADRP; encoded by the coding sequence ATGCGCGGGCACGCCCATTTGGTGGCCGGGTACATTCCCGGCACCTCCTTTGTCCACCGCATGCCGCTGGGGCTAAAAGCAGTCCTGCTGCTTTTAGTGGCCGTGCTGTGCCTGGCCTCCCCCGCCATACCGGTGGGAATCGGGGCCGCCGTCACGACCTTCGTCCTGGTGATGGTGGTTGCGTCCCATGCCCTTGCGGGCTTGCCCTGGCGGAGGCTGTGGAGCGCCCTTCGCATGATGATTGTGTTCCTGGTGCTCATCGCGGCCTACCAGTGGTGGCAGCACGGCCCGGTGGTGGCCTGGCAGGTGATAGCGGCGATCGTTGCCACCGTGCTGGCGTCCAACGTGCTCACCGCGACCACGCCCGTCGACGAACTATTGGACGGTCTCGACGCCATGGTGCGCCCGTTGGAGCGGTTCGGCGCGGATCCCGAACGGTTTTCGCTGACCGTGGCGCTCATGCTGCGCAGCATCCCCTTTGTGATTGGCGCGTTCAGCGACGTCCGCGATGCCGCCCGGGCTCGTGGACTGGAACGGAACCTGCTGGCCCGGTCCTTGCCTGTTGTGATTGCCACGGTCGGCTACGCCCAGGCCACCGGCGAGGCGCTGGTGGCCCGGGGTCTGGGGGAAACCGAGCCGGATCTGCCCGAAGCTGACCGGCCGTAG
- a CDS encoding energy-coupling factor ABC transporter ATP-binding protein, whose translation MTVPASRSIVLSAAGVSIPPADARDTAPKTILRPLSLELREQRIAVIGANGSGKSTLLRLLNGLVLPSTGTVGVNGLDTRTQGSAVRRTVGFVFTDPLSQLVMPTPVEDVELSLRRLKLGKKERRAKAESILESYGLAHLSGNSVYELSGGERQLVALAAVLAVEPSILVLDEPSTLLDLRNTRLLRERLEQLPQQIIMSTHDLSLAATFERILVVDDAGIAFDGPAAEAVDRYRALVG comes from the coding sequence GTGACCGTCCCAGCATCACGTTCAATCGTCCTGTCGGCGGCCGGGGTTTCCATTCCCCCGGCCGATGCCCGGGACACTGCTCCGAAAACCATCCTCCGGCCGCTTTCCCTGGAGCTGCGCGAACAGCGGATTGCCGTCATCGGCGCCAACGGCTCCGGCAAGTCCACGCTGCTGCGCCTGCTCAACGGGCTGGTGCTTCCGTCTACGGGCACCGTTGGCGTCAACGGCCTCGACACCCGCACCCAGGGTTCGGCCGTGCGTCGCACGGTTGGTTTTGTCTTCACCGACCCGTTGTCGCAGCTCGTCATGCCCACGCCCGTGGAGGACGTGGAGTTGTCCCTGCGCCGGCTCAAGCTGGGCAAGAAAGAACGGCGCGCCAAGGCCGAATCCATCCTGGAGTCCTATGGGCTGGCGCACCTATCCGGCAACAGCGTTTACGAGCTCTCCGGCGGCGAACGCCAGCTGGTGGCGTTGGCTGCGGTGCTGGCCGTGGAGCCTTCCATCCTGGTCCTCGACGAGCCGTCCACGCTGCTGGACCTGCGCAACACGCGTTTGCTGCGCGAACGATTGGAGCAACTGCCCCAACAGATCATCATGTCCACCCATGACCTGTCCCTGGCCGCCACCTTTGAGCGGATCCTGGTGGTCGACGACGCCGGCATCGCCTTTGACGGTCCGGCCGCCGAGGCCGTGGACCGGTACCGGGCCTTGGTGGGCTGA
- a CDS encoding ABC transporter ATP-binding protein: MPIESNSANLCVRVRGLHMAFPVPGRGKESARILHDIDLDIPEGRLTAIVGPSGSGKSTLLFCAAGLEEPTGGTIEVLGVELGSLNPRQRATFRSEHIGFVFQDYNLVSSLTVEENIALPARLAGHKVPKKRIRDAMERLGIGKLARRRPDRLSGGERQRVAIARVVANQPRIVFADEPTGALDLQSGHVVLDWLQALPAQGTTVVMVTHDPLAAARADQVVVMGSGHIHQVMAGGDSHAIADAILAAQAVADSAEVPA, encoded by the coding sequence ATGCCTATCGAATCCAACTCCGCCAACCTTTGTGTACGAGTACGGGGCCTGCACATGGCGTTCCCAGTTCCCGGACGCGGCAAGGAGAGCGCCCGAATTCTGCACGACATCGACCTCGACATCCCCGAGGGTCGGCTGACCGCCATCGTCGGTCCATCCGGCTCCGGCAAGTCAACCCTGCTCTTCTGTGCCGCGGGGCTTGAAGAGCCCACCGGCGGCACCATCGAAGTGCTCGGAGTGGAGCTCGGTTCCCTCAACCCGCGTCAGCGTGCCACCTTCCGCAGTGAACACATCGGCTTCGTCTTCCAGGACTACAACCTGGTCAGCTCCCTCACCGTGGAAGAGAACATTGCGCTCCCGGCCCGCCTCGCCGGCCACAAGGTGCCCAAGAAGCGCATTCGCGACGCGATGGAGCGCCTGGGCATCGGAAAACTTGCCCGGCGGCGCCCGGACAGGCTGTCCGGCGGCGAACGTCAACGTGTCGCGATTGCCCGGGTTGTGGCCAACCAGCCGCGCATTGTGTTCGCCGATGAACCCACCGGCGCCCTTGACCTGCAATCGGGCCATGTTGTCCTCGATTGGTTGCAAGCTCTTCCGGCCCAGGGAACCACCGTTGTGATGGTGACCCATGATCCTCTCGCCGCAGCCAGGGCGGACCAGGTGGTGGTCATGGGTTCCGGTCACATCCACCAGGTCATGGCTGGTGGGGATAGCCACGCGATTGCCGATGCCATCCTTGCTGCGCAGGCCGTTGCCGATTCCGCGGAGGTGCCGGCGTGA